The region ATGCTGTTTTCTGCTTGACTTTTACAATACGGGATTTCAATAGCTCAAGCAGTGCCAGGAACGTGATTACCACTTCAATACGGTTAATCGAATCGTCGAACAAATCTTCAAACTTAAGTTGCCCAGCAGCTTCAGCCAGTTTGCGCTGAATCTCGCGCATGCGCATACGCACGGTGATTTTGCGCTTCTGGATGCTTGTGACTTCTTCCTCACCAACATCGGCAAGTATGCGCTGCAAGACGGAGAGCAAGTCAACGGCGGTGATGTTCTCGAGATCGAAGGTGGGCTTGAGTTCAAATGAAAGCTCAGTTGCTCCCCTCACAAATACCCTTGCGCGCTGCTCTTCGCGCTCCTTAAATATCTCAGCCGCGCTCTTAAACTTTTCGTATTCTATCAGCCGCTCGACAAGTTCGAGTCTGGGATCGATCTGTTCTTCTTCAGATTCGGACTCATTTTTCGGGTCTTCAGGCAGCAGCATTCTTGATTTGATCTCAATCAGTGTTGCCGCCATTACGAGCCACTCGCCCGCCAGTTCGAGGTCAAGCGATTCCATTAGGGATAAATACGCCAGATACTGCTCGCATACCTTTGCAATGGGGATGTCGTAGATATCTATCTGGTTCTCGCGGATCAGGTGCAGCAGCAGATCGAGCGGTCCCTCGAATGCCGGGAGAGTTATGTTATAGGGGCTTTTCTGGGTCTGCGCTATATCCACCACAAATCTCCCTCACCTGAAAGTCATCACTAATAGGATATCGCATAATTGCGTTTAGCTCAAGGGTTTTGTAATAAAGGCAATTGCGATAACCGCAAATGCTTTTTTTGTCAGATATTGACAGTGCAGTCGAGCTGACATATAATGACAGCGTAGTTCATCACTTAGCCATGATGGTGGACGATGCCGCGCCTTAAGGATGAAATTAGAGGGTCAGGTTTCTCTATAATAGAACTACTGCTTGTCTGCGCGGTGTTTGCGATCCTCGCGCAAATTCTGCTGCCCCTCTTTTCGCAGGCAAGAAGAATTGCATATCGCACACAATGCGCCAGCAACCTCAGGCAGTTCGCCGGGGCGTTTATGGCCTACACTCAAGACTGGAGCGACTATTGGCCTTGTCCGGGCGGCTTGAGGGGTGACCATACTTATTGGGCACAGACAGGCAACGGCGGCCTTCAAAGCTATCTCCCACAGCGCGGGGTCAAGTCGGTATGGTGCTGCCCGATGCTTGACGGCTGGAACGGCAAGTATTCTCCACGCAGTTATTCAATGAACTCATACCTGCGCACTCCTGCCGATGCCGAATACCCTGCATGTTGCGCATACCGCTGCGGTATACGCTCCGGGCTGATACCCAGAAGCGCCAAAACAATTCTCCTATATGAGGGGTGCAATATTGCAAATGATGAAGACAAAGATCTTGACTATATCTACCGCTGCGCCAACTGG is a window of Armatimonadota bacterium DNA encoding:
- a CDS encoding type II secretion system protein, which encodes MPRLKDEIRGSGFSIIELLLVCAVFAILAQILLPLFSQARRIAYRTQCASNLRQFAGAFMAYTQDWSDYWPCPGGLRGDHTYWAQTGNGGLQSYLPQRGVKSVWCCPMLDGWNGKYSPRSYSMNSYLRTPADAEYPACCAYRCGIRSGLIPRSAKTILLYEGCNIANDEDKDLDYIYRCANWFYVSGYVQKNKLTKELDHPWHGQYNNYLYCDGHVIARKPGRWTISQFSTYSEMYEWYVDKAAYEVRFNTYWSKKVPRDGCVSNLRNFNR
- a CDS encoding segregation/condensation protein A — encoded protein: MDIAQTQKSPYNITLPAFEGPLDLLLHLIRENQIDIYDIPIAKVCEQYLAYLSLMESLDLELAGEWLVMAATLIEIKSRMLLPEDPKNESESEEEQIDPRLELVERLIEYEKFKSAAEIFKEREEQRARVFVRGATELSFELKPTFDLENITAVDLLSVLQRILADVGEEEVTSIQKRKITVRMRMREIQRKLAEAAGQLKFEDLFDDSINRIEVVITFLALLELLKSRIVKVKQKTAFSPIEIITMESNGR